In the Macadamia integrifolia cultivar HAES 741 unplaced genomic scaffold, SCU_Mint_v3 scaffold2407, whole genome shotgun sequence genome, one interval contains:
- the LOC122066468 gene encoding uncharacterized protein LOC122066468: MKKCEDDAKAVNALLGSLVSNEFAKVVGCTTSKDIWDKLKSVHEGDDKIKEAKLQHHRNLFESLKMSGGETTDQFMSKVNEIINSIRGLGEEVKDAVVVKKILRSLPDLYNPKVSAIKESKNLNTMKLDELHGTLIGYEMRMVKPKPKPIENEATFKALKKLKINEDSEQKDSDDELIAYLARKLKKGRGKYKGKLPLKCFNCDGIGHFASKCPKNDKLSDSEDEDAQEKESSEDYNESDDESSETLFMALGDRVQRQTTEEYEEEEEQEAQYDLIANLHSGLIDLKEERKKMKDLEIQLVENENQISQLNITVEDMAKINDELSVNLSSKAEECITLEEKLEILKIELKKDT, from the exons ATGAAAAAGTGTGAAGACGATGCTAAAGCAGTGAATGCACTTCTAGGCTCCCTAGTGAGCAATGAGTTTGCAAAAGTGGTCGGTTGCACAACATCAAAAGACATATGGGACAAGTTAAAGAGTGTTCATGAGGGAgatgataaaatcaaagaggCAAAGCTGCAACACCATAGGAATTTATTCGAAAGTCTGAAAATGTCTGGGGGAGAGACCACTGATCAGTTTATGAGCAAGGTAAATGAAATCATCAATTCTATTAGAGGGTTAGGAGAAGAGGTAAAGGATGCAGTGGtggtgaagaaaatattgagatCTTTACCTGACTTGTACAACCCTAAGGTGTCTGCCATTAAAGAATCTAAAAATTTGAACACAATGAAATTAGATGAACTACATGGAACTCTGATTGGTTATGAGATGAGGATggtcaagcccaagcccaagcccatagAAAATGAAGCTACCTTCAAAgctttgaagaaattgaaaatcaatgaagataGTGAACAAAAAGATTCCGACGATGAGTTAATAGCTTACTTGGCTAGGAAACTCAAGAAAGGTAGAGGAAAATACAAAGGAAAACTTCCTTTGAAGTGTTTCAATTGTGATGGTATAGGGCACTTCGCTTCCAagtgtccaaagaatgataaatTGAGTGATTCTGAGGATGAAGATGCTCAAGAAA AGGAGTCATCAGAGGACTATAATGAGTCAGATGATGAGTCATCTGAGACACTATTTATGGCACTTGGTGATAGAGTGCAACGCCAGACTACTGAAGAgtatgaggaagaggaagaacaagaagctcAGTATGACTTAATAGCAAATTTGCATTCTGGTTTAATTGATctcaaggaagagaggaagaaaatgaaagatctaGAGATTCAGCTTGTTGAAAATGAGAACCAGATTAGTCAGTTAAATATTACAGTTGAAGATATGGCTAAAATCAATGATGAGCTAAGTGTCAATCTATCATCCAAGGCAGAAGAGTGCATTACACTTGAAGAGAAATTGGAGATATTGAAGATTGAATTGAAAAAAGATACATAA
- the LOC122066469 gene encoding probable LRR receptor-like serine/threonine-protein kinase At5g65240, translated as METFRQSADSNDHCESDNNNTDMSKNLRLGIIGAVIGLLFLGGFLFFVWKSGHKGYRRDVFVDVSGEDDRRIEFGQLKRFAWRELQLATDDFSEKNVHGQVGFGKVYKGVLADNTKIAVKRLTDCASPGGEAAFLCEVEMINVVVHRYLLRLIGFCTTLSERLLVYPFMQNLSVAYRLRGIGSLLVV; from the exons ATGGAAACCTTTCGACAGTCAGCTGATTCCAATGATCATTGTGAATCTGACAATAATAATACAG ATATGTCCAAGAATTTAAGGCTTGGAATTATTGGAGCAGTAATAGGTCTCCTCTTTCTTGGAGGCTTCTTGTTTTTTGTGTGGAAGAGTGGGCATAAGGGGTACAGACGTGATGTCTTTGTCGAtgtttcag GTGAAGATGACCGACGAATTGAATTTGGTCAATTGAAAAGATTCGCATGGAGAGAGCTTCAATTGGCTACAGACGACTTCAGTGAGAAAAATGTTCATGGACAAGTTGGCTTTGGAAAAGTATACAAAGGGGTGCTAGCCGATAATACAAAGATTGCTGTGAAGCGGTTGACTGATTGTGCAAGTCCGGGGGGAGAGGCAGCTTTTCTATGTGAAGTTGAGATGATAAATGTCGTTGTTCACAGGTATCTTTTACGGCTTATTGGGTTCTGTACAACACTATCAGAAAGGCTTTTAGTTTATCCATTTATGCAGAACCTAAGTGTTGCCTATCGCTTACGAGGTATAGGTTCTCTGCTAGTTGTTTGA